A single Spirochaetaceae bacterium DNA region contains:
- a CDS encoding MoxR family ATPase yields MLVTLMNTDREAARIASLLEQQDYIADDAIVTSLLIAELLRKPLLVEGPAGVGKTEIAKVMARALDTDLIRLQCYEGLDASTALYEWDYKRQLLHIRLSEHDSASLAERERQLFDERYLLKRPLLQAISHHRSPVLLVDELDRADEEFEAFLLEVLSDWQISIPELGTVSARHVPYVVVTSNRTRDLSDAVRRRCLYLWIDYPDFAKELAIVRRRVPGIDRQLAEQICRFVEAARREPLEKVPGVAETLDWASTLVALHRDHLDEATVAATLGVLFKSQDDVTGVRRRTGEMLAAMAASD; encoded by the coding sequence ATGCTCGTCACGCTGATGAATACCGACCGCGAAGCTGCCCGCATCGCCAGCCTGCTGGAGCAGCAGGACTACATCGCCGACGACGCCATCGTCACTTCCCTGCTGATCGCGGAGCTGCTGCGCAAGCCGCTGCTGGTGGAGGGGCCCGCCGGGGTGGGCAAGACCGAGATCGCGAAGGTGATGGCGCGCGCGCTGGACACCGACCTGATCCGCCTGCAGTGCTACGAGGGGCTGGACGCCAGCACCGCGCTGTACGAGTGGGACTACAAGCGCCAGTTGCTGCATATCCGGCTCAGCGAACACGACAGCGCCTCGCTGGCCGAGCGGGAACGGCAACTGTTCGACGAGCGCTACCTGCTCAAGCGCCCCCTGCTGCAGGCGATCAGCCACCACCGCAGCCCGGTGCTGCTGGTGGACGAGCTGGACCGCGCCGACGAGGAGTTCGAGGCGTTCCTGCTGGAGGTGCTGTCCGACTGGCAGATCTCGATACCGGAACTGGGCACCGTGAGCGCGCGCCACGTGCCGTACGTGGTCGTAACCAGCAACCGCACGCGCGACCTGTCCGACGCGGTGCGGCGGCGCTGCCTGTACCTGTGGATCGACTACCCCGACTTCGCCAAGGAACTGGCCATCGTGCGGCGCCGCGTGCCGGGCATCGACCGGCAACTGGCCGAACAGATCTGCCGCTTCGTGGAGGCGGCGCGCCGGGAGCCGCTGGAGAAGGTTCCGGGCGTCGCCGAGACGCTGGACTGGGCGTCCACGCTGGTGGCGCTGCACCGCGACCACCTCGACGAGGCGACGGTTGCGGCCACGCTCGGCGTGCTGTTCAAGAGCCAGGACGACGTGACCGGAGTGCGCCGCCGCACCGGCGAGATGCTGGCCGCCATGGCGGCGTCAGACTAG
- a CDS encoding SPFH domain-containing protein produces the protein MVFDIVVALLAVGVAVWLFSRLVRIVPEQETYIVERLGKFTRMLGPGFHVLIPLLERVAYRQNLKEEAIDVPPQVCITQDNVQVEVDGVLYLRVVDPQRASYGIDDFRFATTQLAQTTMRSEIGKINLERSFSEREALNDAIVRSVDEASDPWGIKVTRYEIRDIAPPAGVLEAMEQQMRAEREKRARILESEGARTARINLSKGEREEAINVSKGERQRRINEAQGRAHAIEATAAATADGIREIAAATQLPKGQEALAMRIAEQFVGQFGVILERARTSVMPVDVAQIRALLQSVLPAGGEPRSAVRPDSGEDQS, from the coding sequence ATGGTATTCGATATCGTGGTGGCGCTGCTGGCGGTGGGTGTCGCGGTGTGGCTGTTCTCCCGGCTGGTGCGCATCGTGCCGGAACAGGAGACCTACATCGTCGAACGGCTCGGCAAGTTCACCCGCATGCTGGGCCCCGGCTTCCACGTGCTCATTCCACTCCTCGAACGCGTCGCCTACCGGCAGAACCTCAAGGAGGAAGCGATCGATGTGCCGCCGCAAGTCTGCATCACCCAGGACAACGTCCAGGTAGAGGTGGACGGGGTGCTGTACCTGCGGGTGGTCGACCCGCAGAGGGCGAGCTACGGAATCGACGACTTCCGCTTTGCCACCACCCAGTTGGCGCAGACGACGATGCGCTCGGAGATCGGCAAGATCAACCTGGAGCGCAGCTTCTCCGAACGCGAGGCGTTGAACGACGCCATCGTGCGCAGCGTGGACGAGGCGTCGGATCCGTGGGGCATCAAGGTGACCCGCTACGAGATTCGCGACATCGCACCGCCGGCCGGGGTACTGGAGGCGATGGAGCAACAGATGCGCGCCGAACGCGAGAAGCGAGCCCGCATCCTGGAGAGCGAGGGTGCCAGGACCGCCCGCATCAACCTCTCCAAGGGCGAGCGCGAGGAGGCGATCAACGTCAGCAAGGGCGAGCGCCAGCGGCGCATCAACGAGGCGCAGGGCCGGGCACACGCCATCGAGGCAACGGCCGCGGCCACCGCCGACGGCATCCGCGAGATCGCCGCGGCAACTCAGCTCCCGAAGGGCCAGGAGGCGCTGGCGATGCGCATCGCCGAGCAGTTCGTAGGCCAGTTCGGAGTGATCCTGGAGCGCGCCCGCACCTCGGTGATGCCGGTCGACGTGGCGCAGATCCGGGCGCTGCTGCAAAGCGTTCTGCCGGCCGGCGGCGAGCCGCGGTCCGCCGTGCGTCCCGACTCCGGGGAGGACCAGTCATGA
- a CDS encoding nucleotidyltransferase domain-containing protein: protein MAVRERWSRTRPIRWSTRRCIDLLLPVVAADRRIEAFYLFGSRTSATAPPDSDLDVAVYTGSGFTGDDLLALHGGFVRLLRSDRLDLVWLNRADPVVAFSVLRDGKLLHYRDADRLNGIERRLTLHYRDHMLYLRRRRSRRSGLPA, encoded by the coding sequence ATGGCGGTGCGAGAACGCTGGAGCAGAACACGTCCGATCAGGTGGTCGACGCGCCGGTGTATCGATCTGCTGCTGCCGGTAGTTGCGGCCGACCGGCGGATCGAGGCGTTCTACCTGTTCGGTTCGCGCACCAGTGCAACCGCGCCCCCCGACTCCGATCTCGATGTGGCGGTCTACACCGGCAGCGGATTCACGGGAGACGATTTGCTGGCGTTGCATGGGGGCTTCGTACGCCTGCTGCGCTCCGACCGACTCGATCTCGTCTGGCTCAACCGGGCCGATCCGGTGGTCGCGTTCTCGGTCCTTCGCGATGGCAAGCTGCTGCACTATCGGGACGCCGACCGCCTGAATGGCATCGAGCGCCGCCTGACGCTGCACTACCGTGACCACATGCTCTACCTTCGGCGGCGCAGGAGCCGGCGCAGTGGTCTACCGGCCTGA
- a CDS encoding phytanoyl-CoA dioxygenase family protein: protein MSATETATETAATVSEDLLTQWREQGYLLLRQAIPRDQAAAFLAAADDVIASYEAEPGFAHPGSYTIVQAIWRTAGLDDLIDHPGTFPTILGLMGPYLQLMGTQIYVRPAGRESDFRWHTDAGRSLQQIRVTDDSLPLNFKVQFFLTDIPDPDRANFCLVPGSHRHEFPEAGFPAGSDPDGAIQLRVQAGDVAIFPHSLWHSVAPNHGDSVRRSVTFRYGQMWCRPYDYEKAPAEVLARMPARRRRLLGDMGDDYIATDYYKPHDQLEVMLGTR from the coding sequence ATGTCAGCCACCGAAACCGCCACCGAAACCGCCGCCACCGTCAGCGAGGACCTGCTTACCCAGTGGCGCGAGCAGGGCTACCTGCTGCTGCGCCAGGCCATTCCGCGCGACCAGGCCGCGGCCTTCCTGGCAGCCGCCGACGACGTGATCGCCTCCTACGAGGCGGAGCCGGGCTTCGCGCATCCCGGCTCCTATACCATCGTGCAGGCGATCTGGCGCACCGCCGGCCTGGACGACCTGATCGACCACCCCGGCACGTTCCCGACCATCCTGGGGCTGATGGGCCCCTACCTGCAGCTCATGGGCACGCAGATCTACGTGCGCCCGGCGGGCCGCGAGTCCGACTTCCGGTGGCACACCGACGCCGGGCGCTCGCTGCAGCAGATCCGCGTCACCGACGACAGCCTGCCGCTGAACTTCAAGGTGCAGTTCTTCCTGACCGACATCCCGGACCCGGACCGCGCCAACTTCTGCCTGGTGCCCGGCAGCCACCGGCATGAGTTTCCCGAGGCCGGGTTCCCCGCCGGCTCCGACCCGGACGGGGCGATCCAGCTCCGCGTGCAGGCCGGCGACGTGGCGATCTTCCCGCACAGCCTGTGGCACAGCGTCGCTCCCAACCACGGCGACTCGGTGCGGCGCAGCGTGACCTTCCGCTACGGGCAGATGTGGTGCCGCCCCTACGACTACGAGAAGGCGCCCGCCGAGGTGCTCGCGCGGATGCCGGCGCGCCGCCGCCGCCTGCTCGGCGACATGGGCGACGACTACATCGCCACCGACTACTACAAGCCGCACGACCAGCTCGAGGTGATGCTCGGCACCCGATAG
- a CDS encoding NfeD family protein — translation MPVPLLVRQGVEFLPYIWAALGLVLIGAEFLLPNFMIFFFGAGALVTAALTALIPGLRESLVPQVLVWLGASTATLFSLRHWLRGVFGGSVKRGGDEEDIAGKQATVVEAISPQRPGRVRFQGTTWEARSYEGSFTPGTAVQIVKNDNLALVVTRAFSDDMLDDGGGEEG, via the coding sequence GTGCCCGTACCGTTGCTGGTGAGGCAGGGTGTGGAGTTTCTGCCCTATATCTGGGCCGCGTTGGGACTGGTGCTGATCGGCGCCGAGTTCCTGCTGCCGAACTTCATGATCTTCTTCTTCGGCGCCGGTGCCCTGGTGACCGCGGCGCTGACCGCGCTCATTCCGGGGTTGCGTGAGAGTCTGGTTCCACAGGTGCTCGTGTGGCTCGGCGCCTCCACGGCGACGCTGTTCTCGTTGCGCCACTGGTTGCGGGGGGTGTTCGGCGGCAGCGTGAAACGCGGCGGGGACGAGGAGGATATCGCGGGCAAGCAGGCCACGGTAGTGGAGGCGATTTCCCCGCAGCGTCCGGGGCGGGTGCGGTTTCAGGGGACGACCTGGGAGGCGCGCAGCTACGAAGGAAGCTTCACCCCGGGGACCGCTGTGCAAATCGTCAAGAACGACAACCTGGCCTTGGTAGTGACCCGCGCATTCAGCGACGACATGCTGGACGACGGTGGCGGCGAGGAGGGCTGA
- a CDS encoding PDZ domain-containing protein, whose amino-acid sequence MTRAAAAAAVLLVAVLPLAADNQASPGVLVTDVDPNGPAAAAGVQSGDLIVGIDGQPVAHIGDLTGALADAEHAEVTLAIKRGEEMIDQAVAIDYVWGRPRLGLMVSNAGPQPEQLGKAEEPHDKDGEMAPDAGEFSFEELAAPGAIVLEVVPDSPAAAAGLQPGDWITAVDGTELSETAGNLAEVIGGFDPGASISLDYERAGEAMSAAVTLGEHPETGTAMLGLRYRPWPFFQMRAFGRGDLDPEAMQEWWERNRERFEQMRRNFRHMQPDAPQPEAAPEASPQGAM is encoded by the coding sequence ATGACAAGGGCCGCCGCAGCGGCGGCCGTCTTGCTGGTGGCCGTCTTGCCGCTGGCGGCGGACAACCAGGCATCGCCCGGTGTCCTGGTTACGGATGTCGACCCCAACGGGCCGGCGGCCGCGGCGGGTGTGCAGAGCGGCGACCTGATCGTAGGGATCGACGGTCAGCCGGTGGCGCACATCGGCGATCTGACCGGGGCGCTGGCCGACGCCGAGCACGCCGAGGTCACGCTCGCCATCAAGCGCGGCGAGGAGATGATCGACCAGGCGGTGGCAATCGACTACGTGTGGGGGCGCCCCCGTCTCGGGCTGATGGTGTCCAACGCCGGGCCGCAGCCCGAGCAACTCGGCAAGGCCGAGGAGCCGCACGATAAGGACGGGGAGATGGCTCCCGATGCCGGCGAGTTCTCCTTCGAAGAGCTGGCGGCTCCGGGCGCGATCGTGCTGGAGGTGGTTCCCGACAGCCCGGCCGCCGCGGCGGGCCTGCAGCCCGGCGACTGGATCACCGCCGTCGACGGTACCGAGTTGAGCGAGACGGCCGGCAACCTGGCCGAGGTCATTGGCGGATTCGATCCCGGCGCCAGCATCAGCCTCGACTACGAGCGCGCCGGCGAGGCGATGAGCGCCGCGGTGACCCTGGGCGAGCACCCGGAGACCGGCACCGCGATGCTCGGCCTGCGCTACCGTCCCTGGCCCTTCTTCCAGATGCGCGCCTTCGGGCGCGGCGACCTGGATCCGGAGGCGATGCAGGAGTGGTGGGAGCGCAACCGGGAACGCTTCGAACAGATGCGGCGCAACTTCCGGCACATGCAACCGGATGCGCCACAGCCCGAGGCTGCCCCCGAGGCAAGCCCGCAAGGCGCGATGTAG
- a CDS encoding carboxypeptidase M32 yields MSDSAERSDPERSDSLARLKQLDREIHLLEHVAGLLQWDQETCMPPAGIDERADQLALLEGEVHARRTTSEMGDLIAAAESRSDLDERDRALVRELRRGYDRATRLPGDLVKAMARQSSVNHASWGEARAKSDFSIFRTDLERTLELTREKADCLGFEQTRYDPLLDEFEPWMTTAELRGVLDALRAPLVDLLQRITASGVQLDDSVLRRDYDVAAQRAFSDHLLAALGFSSDTGRLDVSAHPFSTTLGAADGRLTTRFYPNLLSASIFGTIHECGHGLHGLGVAPELATTELGDGTSLGICESQSRFWENLIARRRAFWEHFYPELQPRFPALADVGLDQFYRAVNAVQPSLIRVEADEVTYNLHILLRFGLERRLVDGEIEVADLPEAWRAESRELLGIVPEQDADGVLQDIHWSMFLIGYFPTYSLGNLYSAQFHAAMAGEIGDWEEQVRRGEFTHILDWLRERIHRHGRVYSATDICRRVTGEPLNARYFLDYLEAKFGELYRL; encoded by the coding sequence ATGAGTGACAGCGCTGAACGAAGCGATCCTGAACGAAGCGATTCCCTCGCCCGGCTCAAGCAACTCGACCGCGAGATTCACCTGCTCGAGCACGTGGCCGGCCTGTTGCAGTGGGACCAGGAGACCTGCATGCCTCCCGCCGGGATCGACGAACGCGCCGACCAGCTCGCCTTGCTGGAGGGCGAGGTGCACGCGCGCCGCACCACGAGCGAGATGGGCGACTTGATCGCCGCCGCCGAGTCTCGATCCGACCTGGACGAACGGGACCGGGCGCTGGTACGCGAACTGCGCCGCGGCTACGACCGCGCCACCCGGCTGCCGGGAGACCTGGTGAAGGCGATGGCGCGGCAGAGCAGCGTGAACCACGCGAGCTGGGGCGAGGCGCGCGCCAAGTCCGACTTCTCGATCTTCCGCACCGACCTGGAGCGCACGCTGGAGCTCACGCGCGAGAAGGCGGACTGCCTGGGCTTCGAGCAGACCCGCTACGACCCGCTGCTGGACGAGTTCGAGCCGTGGATGACGACGGCGGAGTTGCGCGGCGTGCTGGACGCGCTACGCGCGCCGCTGGTGGACCTGCTGCAGCGCATCACCGCCTCCGGCGTGCAACTCGACGACAGCGTGTTGCGGCGCGACTACGACGTGGCCGCGCAACGCGCGTTCAGCGACCACCTGCTGGCGGCGTTGGGCTTTTCGTCCGACACCGGACGGCTGGACGTGTCGGCGCACCCCTTCTCCACCACCCTCGGCGCCGCCGACGGCCGCCTCACCACGCGCTTCTACCCCAACCTGCTGAGCGCGAGCATCTTCGGCACCATCCACGAGTGCGGCCACGGCCTGCACGGACTCGGGGTCGCGCCGGAACTGGCCACCACCGAGCTGGGCGACGGCACCTCGCTTGGCATCTGCGAGTCGCAGTCGCGCTTCTGGGAGAACCTGATCGCCCGCCGGCGCGCCTTCTGGGAGCACTTCTACCCCGAGTTGCAGCCGCGCTTCCCGGCGCTCGCCGACGTGGGTCTGGATCAGTTCTACCGCGCGGTGAACGCGGTGCAGCCGTCGCTGATCCGCGTGGAGGCGGACGAGGTCACCTACAATCTGCACATCCTGCTGCGCTTCGGCCTGGAGCGGCGCCTGGTCGACGGCGAGATCGAGGTGGCCGACCTGCCGGAGGCGTGGCGGGCGGAGTCGCGCGAACTGCTCGGCATCGTCCCGGAGCAGGACGCCGATGGCGTGCTGCAGGACATCCACTGGTCGATGTTCCTGATCGGCTATTTCCCTACGTACAGCCTTGGCAACCTGTACAGCGCGCAGTTTCACGCCGCCATGGCGGGCGAGATCGGCGACTGGGAGGAGCAGGTGCGGCGCGGCGAGTTCACGCACATCCTGGACTGGCTGCGGGAGCGGATCCACCGCCACGGGCGCGTGTACTCGGCCACCGACATCTGCCGGCGGGTCACCGGCGAGCCGCTGAACGCGCGCTACTTCCTGGACTACCTGGAAGCCAAGTTCGGCGAGTTGTACCGCCTGTAG
- a CDS encoding DUF86 domain-containing protein, which yields MVYRPDSVAKRLEKLREYQGDLAQWRDLSLDEYLADRNTRYAVERLLHLTAEAALDILDHLLSAKQEIVSDTYEDVLSNAHRGGFLTEERYRELRGLGGFRNVLAHEYVGIDDATVYRQMGKMNQVLPKLLGDFETLLAPPPDSQG from the coding sequence GTGGTCTACCGGCCTGACAGCGTCGCGAAGCGGCTGGAGAAGCTGCGCGAGTATCAGGGCGATCTGGCGCAGTGGCGTGATCTGTCTCTGGATGAATACCTGGCGGACCGCAACACGCGCTATGCCGTGGAACGGCTGCTCCATCTCACAGCCGAAGCCGCCCTGGACATCCTGGATCACCTGCTGAGCGCCAAACAGGAGATCGTCAGCGATACGTATGAGGACGTGCTGTCCAACGCGCACCGCGGTGGATTTCTGACCGAGGAGCGCTACCGCGAGTTGCGCGGCCTGGGAGGGTTCCGTAACGTGCTGGCGCACGAGTACGTCGGCATCGACGATGCGACCGTCTACCGGCAGATGGGCAAGATGAACCAGGTGCTGCCCAAGCTGCTCGGGGATTTCGAAACCCTCCTGGCCCCGCCGCCGGATTCGCAGGGCTGA
- a CDS encoding VWA domain-containing protein, with translation MSATSRAPLAERALSARMVGFCRYLREAGIALGLGEQADATRAAVVAMQNPERFRMALRAATAKDRDEQEVFDACYPVYWENLAEADFTDPDPAESVLPPLRIPRRGKQSVQYEGDSSLAGDREVSAAAYSPQQVPARTDFALLAADELEQMSHLLLAIGRQLARSLSRRYQPGTRGVRLDLRRTLRAGLRSGELLDLALQRRRQRRLKLALICDVSKSMDLYSRFLIQFMFAFQRAYRRIETFVFSTGLHRITDQLRGPNLNAALDRLSTTVPEWSGGTRIGASLERYLNDYGRTALDRRTVVTILSDGWDTGDIDLLRGCMEEIQRRAALVIWLNPLLGNTDYRPQTRGMQAALPFVDVFAAAHNAASLRGLASTLAGQRTG, from the coding sequence GTGAGCGCAACGAGCCGGGCACCGCTCGCGGAACGCGCCCTGTCGGCGCGGATGGTCGGCTTTTGCCGGTACCTGCGCGAGGCGGGGATCGCGCTGGGGCTGGGCGAACAGGCTGACGCGACGCGGGCCGCGGTGGTGGCCATGCAGAATCCCGAGCGGTTCCGCATGGCGCTGCGCGCCGCCACCGCCAAGGATCGCGACGAGCAGGAAGTATTCGACGCCTGCTACCCGGTCTACTGGGAAAACCTCGCGGAGGCGGACTTCACCGACCCCGACCCGGCGGAGAGCGTCCTGCCGCCGTTGCGGATCCCGCGGCGCGGCAAGCAGTCGGTGCAGTACGAGGGCGACTCCTCGCTGGCCGGCGACCGGGAGGTGTCGGCCGCCGCCTACAGCCCGCAACAGGTGCCGGCACGCACCGACTTCGCGCTGCTGGCCGCGGACGAGCTGGAGCAGATGTCGCACCTGCTGCTGGCCATCGGCCGGCAGCTCGCCCGCTCCCTTTCGCGCCGCTACCAGCCCGGTACGCGCGGCGTCCGGCTCGACCTGCGCCGCACCCTGCGCGCCGGGCTGCGGTCGGGCGAGCTGCTCGACCTGGCCCTGCAGCGCCGCCGGCAGCGGCGCCTGAAGCTGGCGCTGATCTGCGATGTCAGCAAGTCGATGGACCTGTACAGCCGCTTCCTGATCCAGTTCATGTTCGCCTTCCAGCGCGCCTACCGGCGCATCGAGACGTTCGTGTTCAGCACCGGCCTGCACCGCATCACCGACCAGCTTCGCGGTCCCAACCTGAACGCGGCTCTCGACCGCCTGTCCACTACGGTACCGGAGTGGTCCGGGGGCACCCGCATCGGCGCATCGCTCGAACGGTACCTGAACGATTACGGGCGCACCGCCCTCGACCGGCGCACCGTGGTGACCATCCTGAGCGACGGCTGGGACACCGGCGACATCGACCTGCTGCGCGGCTGCATGGAGGAGATCCAGCGCCGCGCCGCCCTGGTGATCTGGCTCAACCCCCTGCTCGGCAACACCGACTACCGCCCGCAGACGCGCGGCATGCAGGCCGCCCTGCCGTTCGTGGACGTGTTCGCCGCCGCCCACAACGCGGCCAGCCTGCGTGGCCTCGCCTCCACTCTTGCCGGCCAACGCACCGGGTAG
- a CDS encoding AMP-binding protein, whose protein sequence is MTAPPDTVLESVAPEGVLDLTALGERYGSAPALQWRGHTVSYREYAHRAARSAAALAVAGVTPSHRVALPADLDPPTWAAALFGVLATGALAVLLPSRAAPRERERLLERTGAVEWRPPSVSASAATGAPLRIFIHRPATVVFTSGSSGEAKAVVHSTANHLYNAAGSAANIPLAPDAAWLVALPLSHVAGLSILFRTLSAGARALFADSGAFLAADDPASRLLPAATHVSLVETQLRRLLQVPGWPALTRRVRAALIGGSALSAPLLRQARDAGLPVCASYGCTEMASQVATTRPGDPRETFADAAPVLPHREVSTSSDGEILLGGRSLCLGYLERERVRPAAGAGGWFASGDLGRLDGNRLSVTGRRDARFISGGENIQPEEVERALLEHPAVLAAVCVAVPDPEFGSRPAAFLSVASGPLPPRDIEPHLAPRLARFKHPVRYFPLPPQPSATGNANNGAIKHSRRTLAARAARTIAEAN, encoded by the coding sequence GTGACAGCTCCCCCGGACACGGTACTCGAATCGGTTGCGCCGGAGGGCGTCCTCGACCTGACCGCTCTGGGCGAGCGCTACGGATCGGCCCCGGCTCTGCAGTGGCGCGGCCACACCGTTTCCTACCGAGAGTACGCGCACCGCGCCGCGCGCAGCGCCGCGGCTCTGGCCGTAGCGGGGGTCACACCGAGCCACCGCGTCGCGCTGCCCGCCGACCTGGATCCGCCGACCTGGGCCGCCGCCCTGTTCGGCGTCCTGGCGACCGGCGCTCTGGCGGTGTTGTTGCCATCGCGCGCCGCGCCGCGCGAGCGCGAACGGCTGCTGGAGCGGACCGGCGCGGTGGAGTGGCGCCCTCCATCCGTGTCGGCGTCCGCGGCAACGGGCGCGCCGCTGCGCATCTTCATCCACCGGCCGGCCACCGTGGTGTTCACCTCCGGGTCCTCCGGAGAAGCCAAGGCGGTCGTGCACAGCACGGCCAATCACCTCTACAACGCCGCCGGCTCGGCGGCCAACATCCCCCTCGCACCCGACGCCGCCTGGCTGGTGGCGCTGCCGCTCAGTCACGTGGCGGGGCTCAGCATCCTGTTCCGCACCCTCAGCGCCGGCGCCCGTGCCCTGTTCGCCGACAGCGGCGCGTTTCTCGCCGCGGACGACCCGGCGTCGCGCCTGCTGCCGGCCGCCACCCACGTATCGCTGGTCGAAACCCAGCTTCGCCGGCTGCTGCAAGTTCCCGGCTGGCCGGCCCTGACCCGGCGCGTGCGCGCCGCCCTGATCGGCGGCAGCGCGCTGTCCGCCCCGCTGCTGCGCCAGGCACGCGACGCCGGCCTGCCGGTGTGCGCCTCCTACGGCTGCACGGAGATGGCCTCGCAAGTCGCCACCACCCGCCCCGGCGACCCGCGCGAGACTTTCGCCGACGCCGCGCCCGTGCTGCCCCACCGGGAAGTCTCGACCAGCAGCGACGGCGAGATCCTGCTCGGCGGGCGTAGCCTGTGCCTCGGCTACCTCGAACGGGAACGCGTGCGCCCGGCTGCCGGCGCCGGCGGCTGGTTCGCCAGCGGCGACCTGGGCCGGCTGGACGGCAACCGGCTGTCGGTAACCGGGCGCCGCGACGCGCGCTTCATTTCCGGCGGCGAGAACATCCAGCCCGAGGAGGTGGAGCGGGCGCTGCTCGAACACCCCGCCGTGCTCGCGGCGGTGTGCGTGGCCGTCCCCGACCCCGAGTTCGGCAGCCGCCCGGCGGCCTTTCTATCGGTGGCATCGGGTCCGCTGCCTCCGCGCGACATCGAACCCCATCTCGCCCCCCGCCTCGCTCGCTTCAAGCACCCCGTCCGCTACTTTCCCCTGCCGCCGCAACCGAGTGCCACCGGCAACGCGAACAACGGCGCCATCAAGCACTCGCGCAGAACGCTCGCGGCTCGTGCCGCGCGGACCATCGCGGAGGCGAACTGA
- a CDS encoding 1,4-dihydroxy-2-naphthoate polyprenyltransferase, whose protein sequence is MNGKPSGAVGAWWLAIRPRTLWAAVAPVLAGSALALWHGSFAPGWALLALAGALLIQVGCNLHNDWADARHGADTDARVGPTRVTQAGLIPPRQVLGGALVMFAGAAALGVAAVARAGWPLAVLLAACVAAAISYTGGPRPLGYLGLGDLLVLVFFGPVAVGATYYLQALALPPLVLGVGLGPGLLATAILVVNNVRDRATDEQAGKRTLAVRFGDRFARTEYLVCLLAGALLPPALLLTAGTGGARWPALLPLLALVPALRVNSRLRATPAGPALNPLLATTARVLLLQALLLLAGASAAALLASGA, encoded by the coding sequence GTGAACGGGAAACCGTCCGGCGCAGTTGGCGCCTGGTGGCTGGCGATTCGCCCGCGCACGCTGTGGGCGGCGGTGGCGCCGGTGCTGGCCGGCAGCGCGCTGGCGCTGTGGCACGGCTCGTTCGCGCCGGGTTGGGCACTGCTGGCGCTGGCCGGCGCGCTGCTGATCCAGGTCGGCTGCAACCTGCACAACGATTGGGCCGACGCGCGCCACGGCGCCGACACCGACGCGCGGGTCGGACCGACGCGGGTCACGCAAGCGGGACTGATCCCGCCCCGGCAGGTGCTGGGTGGCGCGCTGGTGATGTTTGCCGGCGCCGCCGCCCTGGGGGTAGCAGCGGTCGCGCGCGCCGGCTGGCCGCTGGCGGTGCTTCTGGCCGCCTGCGTCGCGGCCGCGATCAGCTATACCGGCGGTCCGCGCCCGCTCGGCTACCTCGGCCTCGGCGACCTGCTGGTGCTGGTGTTCTTCGGCCCGGTGGCGGTCGGCGCCACCTACTACCTGCAGGCGCTGGCGCTGCCGCCGCTGGTACTCGGCGTCGGTCTCGGTCCCGGCCTGCTGGCCACCGCCATCCTGGTGGTCAACAACGTGCGCGACCGCGCCACCGACGAGCAAGCAGGAAAGCGCACGCTGGCGGTCCGTTTCGGCGACCGCTTCGCGCGCACCGAGTACCTGGTCTGCCTGCTGGCCGGCGCGCTGCTGCCGCCAGCACTGCTCCTGACCGCCGGTACCGGCGGCGCACGCTGGCCGGCGCTGCTGCCGCTCCTGGCGCTCGTCCCGGCCCTCCGGGTCAACTCCCGCCTGCGCGCAACACCGGCCGGTCCGGCGCTGAACCCCCTGCTCGCGACTACCGCCAGGGTACTGCTGCTGCAGGCGCTCCTTCTGTTGGCCGGCGCATCGGCAGCCGCGCTCCTGGCATCCGGCGCATGA